A genome region from Frankineae bacterium MT45 includes the following:
- a CDS encoding beta-glucosidase, with translation MGTTRITRRACLVAGAVTVLAVGVLGTGAAYSSPNPPPTVTGDVRVDGLLARMTLDEKLTLLQGEAETATDRQYQAGYLPGIPRLGIPSLKLTDGPPGVITRQDSTGMTSTMGVAATFSQSDATANGKTIGADAKALGQDVVLEPFVNMDRDTSWGRGFNTFGEDPLLTGQTGAAEITGIQSQGTMAQVKHYIAYDGANNVNVDSQTLHEIYLQPFADAIGAGVSSVMCSYNIVNGYQACGNSTTLTQILRNELGFKGFVTSDWGATHGTTYLNAGLDMEMPGGGGPSGISLPSYFSKTAIKAAIASGSIAESRATQAAGRILYEMDRFGLLTGSSKHSVTPENTSADEQTVLQTALDSATLLQNKNNALPLSTTALSGLAMIGPGAGQTIATNSGGEAAGGLLNQQPSALATVKKLTAGTGAKVNYAVADDLTGTAVPASALSHLGSPGLLRTNTKTNATHVDAQLNFTTAKGNALAVGAADTWSGTLTVKSAGSYWLNIQALGGTANLTVDGKSLTTVGGGFGPAPRYGVVHPTDGNAPTSTTDGLANGRTLVALTAGAHTLSVVETPDVSGRPVQVRLNWVTPAQQQANRNAAVAAAKNAKTAVVFAWDTGSGDLSAPLPDGQDQLIADVAAVNPNTVVVLQANQPIAMPWLGKVKSVLDTYYGGDRAGEAAAELLLGKANPSGRLPFTWPATLNQEVAHSAAHPERSSNGVHPDGTACGPGGFVPDPTCVTTYSEGVNIGYRYFDATNETPLYPFGYGLSYTAFQYSSLQSSAATDGGLNVSLRVTNTGTATGSAVPQVYLGTPKTLPSGAQFAKRALAAYGRVSLAAGQTKTLVLHVPVRQLQYWSDASGWTTATGTRQLIVSSNERSSNLTAMVEITNDPVTTGRVVHS, from the coding sequence GTGGGAACAACGCGAATCACACGCCGCGCCTGCCTTGTCGCAGGTGCGGTGACCGTCCTGGCCGTTGGCGTGCTCGGCACGGGTGCCGCCTACTCGTCGCCAAACCCGCCGCCAACAGTCACCGGCGACGTACGGGTCGACGGGCTACTGGCGAGGATGACCCTCGACGAGAAGCTGACCCTGCTGCAGGGTGAGGCCGAGACGGCCACCGACCGGCAGTACCAGGCAGGCTATCTGCCCGGCATCCCGCGGTTGGGCATACCGTCGCTGAAACTGACCGACGGCCCGCCCGGGGTGATCACCCGGCAGGACTCCACCGGGATGACATCCACGATGGGCGTCGCCGCCACATTCAGCCAGTCGGACGCCACTGCCAACGGTAAGACCATCGGCGCTGACGCCAAGGCGCTCGGCCAGGACGTCGTCCTCGAGCCGTTCGTGAACATGGACCGCGACACGTCCTGGGGCCGTGGCTTCAACACCTTCGGCGAAGACCCGCTACTCACCGGTCAGACCGGGGCCGCCGAGATCACCGGCATCCAGAGCCAGGGCACGATGGCCCAGGTAAAGCACTACATCGCCTACGACGGCGCCAACAACGTCAACGTCGACTCCCAGACCCTGCACGAGATTTACTTGCAGCCCTTCGCGGACGCGATCGGAGCCGGGGTGAGTTCGGTGATGTGCTCCTACAACATCGTCAACGGCTACCAGGCCTGCGGAAACTCGACGACGCTGACTCAGATTCTGCGCAATGAACTGGGATTCAAGGGATTCGTGACCTCCGACTGGGGTGCCACTCACGGCACCACCTACCTGAATGCTGGTCTGGATATGGAGATGCCCGGCGGCGGAGGCCCCAGCGGGATCTCATTGCCGTCCTACTTCTCCAAGACGGCGATCAAGGCCGCGATCGCCAGCGGCTCCATCGCTGAGTCACGGGCCACCCAGGCCGCCGGGCGAATCCTCTACGAGATGGACCGGTTCGGCCTGTTGACCGGCAGTTCCAAGCACTCGGTGACGCCCGAGAACACCAGCGCGGACGAGCAGACGGTCCTGCAGACGGCGCTGGACTCGGCAACCCTCCTGCAAAATAAGAACAACGCACTGCCGCTGAGCACGACCGCACTCTCGGGCCTTGCCATGATCGGCCCCGGTGCCGGGCAGACGATCGCCACCAACTCGGGTGGAGAGGCGGCCGGTGGCCTGCTCAATCAGCAGCCGAGCGCGCTCGCCACGGTGAAGAAGCTGACGGCTGGCACAGGCGCGAAGGTCAACTACGCGGTGGCCGATGACCTCACCGGCACCGCGGTCCCGGCCTCCGCGCTGTCACACCTTGGCAGCCCGGGCCTGCTGCGGACCAACACCAAGACCAACGCCACCCACGTCGACGCGCAGTTGAACTTCACCACCGCAAAGGGAAATGCCCTCGCGGTCGGTGCGGCTGACACCTGGAGCGGCACGCTGACCGTGAAGTCCGCGGGCTCGTATTGGCTGAACATCCAGGCCCTGGGCGGTACCGCGAACCTGACGGTCGACGGCAAGTCGCTCACCACCGTCGGCGGCGGCTTCGGACCGGCGCCGCGTTACGGTGTCGTCCACCCGACCGACGGCAACGCCCCGACGTCCACCACGGACGGGCTCGCCAACGGCCGCACACTGGTCGCCCTCACCGCTGGTGCGCACACGCTCTCGGTGGTCGAGACCCCAGACGTCTCCGGCCGTCCGGTGCAGGTGCGCCTGAACTGGGTCACGCCGGCCCAGCAGCAGGCCAACCGCAATGCGGCGGTGGCGGCGGCCAAGAACGCCAAGACGGCCGTCGTCTTCGCCTGGGACACCGGGTCGGGTGACCTCTCGGCGCCGCTTCCCGACGGTCAGGACCAACTGATCGCCGACGTGGCCGCGGTGAACCCGAACACTGTGGTGGTGCTGCAGGCGAACCAGCCGATCGCGATGCCCTGGCTCGGCAAGGTGAAGTCGGTGCTCGACACCTACTACGGCGGCGACCGGGCCGGCGAGGCGGCGGCGGAACTGCTGCTGGGTAAGGCGAATCCCTCCGGCCGGCTCCCGTTCACGTGGCCGGCAACGCTCAATCAGGAGGTCGCGCACTCCGCGGCCCATCCGGAGCGGAGCAGCAACGGTGTGCACCCTGATGGCACCGCCTGTGGTCCCGGCGGGTTCGTCCCGGACCCGACCTGCGTCACCACGTACTCCGAAGGCGTGAACATCGGCTACCGGTACTTCGATGCCACCAATGAGACGCCGCTCTACCCGTTCGGGTACGGGTTGTCGTACACGGCGTTCCAGTACTCGTCGCTGCAGAGTTCGGCGGCGACGGATGGCGGCCTCAACGTCAGCCTCCGGGTAACCAACACCGGGACGGCCACGGGATCCGCCGTGCCGCAGGTCTACCTCGGCACGCCGAAGACGCTGCCGAGCGGGGCGCAGTTCGCCAAGCGGGCCTTAGCCGCATATGGACGGGTGTCGCTGGCCGCTGGGCAGACCAAGACGCTGGTGCTGCACGTGCCGGTTCGGCAACTGCAGTACTGGTCGGACGCCTCCGGTTGGACGACGGCGACGGGCACCAGGCAGTTGATCGTCTCGTCGAACGAGCGCTCATCGAACCTGACGGCGATGGTCGAGATCACCAACGACCCGGTGACCACGGGCCGGGTGGTGCACAGCTGA
- a CDS encoding NTE family protein, translating into MNQTGALPRGERALVLGGGGSAGNAWLIGVLAGLLDAGLDVTEPDLIIGTSAGATAAAQLSGATSTQLFEAILTAPVPQQRGPGRPGGAPVGPAADHMERSGRIIAAATDAADMRRRMGAAALELDASSDGSAQARWRSTVAARLPSPHWPQRRLLVTAVDAVTGEPLVFDRDCGVDLVDAVAASTSNGFGVPPYSIGARRYLDGGYRRNENADLAAGYRRVLVLSPFGGRTRHPLEWGMQLSAQVDELRAGGSTVETIAPDSRSLEAFGSNMMDLSARAPAARAGFDQGRALAEQLSPFWS; encoded by the coding sequence ATGAACCAGACCGGAGCGCTCCCAAGGGGGGAGCGCGCCCTCGTCCTCGGTGGGGGCGGGTCGGCGGGAAACGCCTGGTTGATCGGCGTCCTGGCGGGGCTGCTCGATGCTGGCCTGGACGTCACCGAGCCCGACCTGATCATCGGGACGTCGGCTGGAGCGACCGCCGCGGCTCAGCTCAGCGGGGCGACTTCGACGCAACTCTTCGAGGCCATCCTCACCGCGCCGGTTCCGCAGCAACGAGGCCCGGGACGCCCCGGCGGCGCCCCGGTCGGGCCGGCCGCCGACCACATGGAGCGGTCAGGTCGCATCATCGCCGCCGCCACCGATGCGGCCGATATGCGCCGGCGGATGGGCGCCGCCGCACTCGAACTCGACGCGTCGTCCGACGGATCGGCGCAGGCCCGCTGGCGCAGCACCGTCGCCGCCCGGCTGCCCAGCCCGCACTGGCCGCAGCGGCGGCTGCTCGTCACGGCGGTCGATGCGGTCACCGGCGAACCGCTGGTCTTCGACCGCGACTGCGGGGTCGACTTGGTGGATGCGGTCGCCGCCAGCACCTCCAACGGCTTCGGCGTCCCTCCGTACTCCATCGGCGCGAGGCGGTATCTCGACGGCGGCTACCGGCGCAATGAGAATGCCGACCTGGCCGCCGGGTACCGGCGGGTCCTGGTGCTCTCGCCGTTCGGCGGCCGTACCCGCCATCCGCTGGAGTGGGGGATGCAGCTGTCGGCGCAGGTCGACGAACTGCGCGCCGGCGGTAGCACGGTCGAGACGATCGCTCCGGACAGCCGGTCCCTCGAGGCATTCGGATCCAACATGATGGATCTCTCGGCGCGGGCCCCGGCCGCGCGAGCCGGCTTCGACCAGGGCCGCGCGCTGGCCGAGCAACTCTCGCCCTTCTGGAGCTGA
- a CDS encoding ribosomal peptide maturation radical SAM protein 1 — translation MQIALVNMPWALIDVPSLAVGILGRSARQTLPDARVNVVHANLEYVDWLCERREFTLGEYHFLALESYFAGLGDWVFSSALYDDPQWRNEHIGHELAYTPEQEKLSLELHASACEFIDDLVTRILADNPDVVGFTSTFQQNTASLAAARVLKARAPHVITMMGGANCDGAQGAAVARNFGFVDFVVRGEGEHAFPALLLALDDARREGRPAAPEALARIDGLCWRDGSGSVVANDMSRTPLAPAEIVAPDYDGYFERLEASIAHDWVEPKLVLEGARGCWWGEKHHCTFCGLNGTFMQFRSKSPSKFYDEIIDQVRRHQVMDMFIVDNILDMNYLRSLIPALAESGYDLRLQYEIKSNLKRPQLAALADAGLVNVQPGIESLSTSVLKIMDKGVTGALNVRMLRDAATVGLSVSWNYLYGFPGEQSQDYEDVLAQLPALHHLPPLEAVARIAIERFSPFFDRPELGFGDARPDPQYRRTYDLPEEELRELAYLFTADPHGIDDELSDRLRAAARLWQDGYPDSTLTHVDLGEEILLVSHRKSFDWSVHWLRDPLETAMFRLLDQPHSVASLLEHLRKGGDGVIETTDVEAVLGEWRDLGIVFTDNGQYIQVAPEATNQELVRFARTYEFDPEPETGADPDSPDSDGDPDGARQQADAPVLEAAR, via the coding sequence ATGCAGATCGCACTCGTCAACATGCCATGGGCGCTCATCGACGTGCCCTCCCTAGCCGTCGGGATTCTCGGCCGATCGGCCCGCCAGACGCTCCCCGATGCCCGGGTCAACGTGGTGCACGCAAACCTGGAGTACGTCGACTGGCTCTGCGAGCGCCGCGAGTTCACCCTGGGCGAGTACCACTTCCTCGCCCTCGAGTCCTACTTCGCCGGCCTCGGGGACTGGGTCTTCTCCTCGGCGCTCTACGACGACCCGCAGTGGCGCAACGAGCACATCGGCCACGAACTCGCCTACACCCCGGAGCAGGAGAAGCTCAGCCTCGAACTGCACGCCAGCGCCTGCGAGTTCATCGACGATCTGGTGACGCGCATCCTGGCCGACAACCCCGATGTGGTCGGGTTTACCTCGACATTCCAGCAGAACACGGCCTCGCTGGCCGCGGCTCGCGTACTCAAGGCGCGGGCACCGCACGTCATCACCATGATGGGCGGGGCCAACTGCGATGGCGCGCAGGGCGCGGCCGTCGCCCGCAACTTCGGCTTCGTCGACTTCGTGGTGCGCGGTGAGGGGGAACACGCCTTCCCGGCCCTGCTGCTTGCCCTCGACGACGCGCGCCGCGAAGGGCGGCCGGCAGCACCCGAGGCGCTGGCCCGCATCGATGGACTCTGCTGGCGCGATGGGTCGGGGAGTGTCGTGGCCAACGACATGAGCCGCACTCCCCTGGCCCCGGCCGAGATCGTCGCCCCGGACTACGACGGGTACTTCGAGCGGCTGGAGGCCTCGATCGCCCATGACTGGGTGGAGCCGAAACTCGTCCTCGAAGGGGCCCGGGGCTGCTGGTGGGGCGAGAAGCATCACTGCACTTTCTGCGGATTGAACGGCACATTCATGCAGTTCCGCAGCAAGAGCCCGAGCAAGTTCTACGACGAGATCATCGACCAGGTGCGGCGCCACCAGGTGATGGACATGTTCATCGTCGACAACATCCTCGACATGAACTACCTGCGCTCGCTCATCCCAGCCCTGGCCGAATCGGGCTACGACCTGCGCCTGCAGTACGAGATCAAGTCCAACCTCAAACGCCCGCAACTGGCCGCACTGGCCGATGCCGGCCTGGTGAACGTGCAGCCCGGCATCGAGAGCCTGAGCACGAGTGTCCTGAAAATCATGGACAAAGGGGTCACCGGGGCGCTCAACGTCCGGATGCTGCGGGACGCCGCCACCGTCGGGTTGTCGGTCTCATGGAACTACCTCTACGGCTTCCCGGGCGAGCAGAGTCAGGACTACGAGGACGTCCTGGCCCAGCTGCCGGCTCTGCACCACCTGCCACCACTGGAGGCGGTCGCCCGCATCGCGATCGAGCGCTTCAGCCCCTTCTTCGACCGCCCGGAACTCGGATTCGGCGACGCCCGCCCCGACCCGCAGTATCGCCGCACCTACGACCTGCCCGAAGAGGAACTGCGAGAACTGGCCTACCTCTTCACGGCCGACCCCCACGGCATCGATGACGAACTCTCCGACCGTCTCCGCGCCGCGGCCCGGCTCTGGCAGGACGGCTACCCGGACTCGACCCTGACCCACGTCGACCTCGGCGAGGAGATCCTGCTGGTCAGTCACCGCAAGTCCTTCGACTGGTCGGTGCATTGGCTGCGCGACCCGCTGGAGACGGCGATGTTCCGGCTGCTCGACCAGCCGCACTCGGTCGCCTCGCTGCTCGAACACCTGCGTAAGGGCGGGGACGGGGTGATCGAGACGACCGACGTCGAGGCCGTACTGGGTGAGTGGCGCGACCTCGGCATCGTCTTCACCGACAACGGCCAGTACATCCAAGTGGCGCCGGAGGCGACCAATCAGGAGCTGGTGCGGTTCGCCCGTACCTATGAGTTCGACCCTGAGCCAGAGACGGGCGCTGACCCTGATAGTCCCGACTCAGACGGCGATCCCGACGGGGCGCGGCAACAAGCCGACGCACCGGTACTGGAGGCAGCGCGATGA
- a CDS encoding Lipoprotein-anchoring transpeptidase ErfK/SrfK produces the protein MSGRQGELPPNRAKGISRALGSSRQTKAGRFGILVAAGLALSLALAACGGSSGPSTQSSSPTTAPSTAVSASPSDTSPAATTAAATPTPSPKPVTAQTVHIRLLNSDGATYGVGMPIVAYFSSKITDGNAFAAATVVKVNGAVNHGSWYFEASSINAGYPIEAHYRPAPTPGVANQFWPANASITMNMATQGVSAGAGLAFDDSLTLSMATGDAHISYVNCATERMVVKSNGVAVRTPMLTSCGAPITPTANGIKVVQQLGESAPGTDKLRPNGAVRMVGGGGLLGNYDLIVPWSVRLTNGGEFVHAAAWNGRNIGARSTSDGCTNLNTPDAKWFYNFSRIGDVVIYTNTGGPAMKPYDGFGEWNLPTSSFNNSPAAA, from the coding sequence ATGTCGGGTCGTCAAGGAGAGCTGCCGCCGAATCGCGCGAAGGGGATCAGCCGAGCACTCGGATCGTCTCGCCAGACGAAGGCTGGACGTTTCGGCATCCTGGTGGCGGCTGGACTGGCCCTGAGCCTTGCCCTCGCTGCCTGCGGTGGTTCCTCCGGACCGTCGACCCAGTCGTCATCGCCGACGACCGCGCCCTCCACCGCTGTGTCGGCCTCCCCGAGTGACACCTCGCCCGCCGCGACGACCGCGGCCGCGACCCCCACCCCGAGTCCGAAGCCGGTCACCGCTCAGACCGTCCACATTCGACTCCTGAACAGCGACGGCGCTACCTACGGCGTGGGCATGCCGATCGTCGCCTACTTCTCCTCAAAGATCACCGACGGCAACGCCTTCGCGGCGGCGACCGTGGTGAAGGTCAACGGAGCCGTGAACCACGGTTCGTGGTACTTCGAAGCCTCATCCATCAACGCCGGATACCCAATCGAGGCGCACTATCGTCCCGCACCGACGCCGGGGGTCGCCAACCAGTTCTGGCCCGCGAACGCCTCGATCACCATGAACATGGCGACTCAGGGCGTGTCGGCCGGAGCCGGGCTGGCCTTCGACGACAGTCTCACGCTCTCGATGGCCACCGGCGATGCCCATATTTCTTACGTGAATTGTGCGACCGAGCGCATGGTGGTGAAGTCGAATGGTGTGGCCGTGCGGACGCCGATGCTGACCTCCTGCGGCGCGCCGATCACGCCGACGGCCAATGGAATCAAGGTGGTCCAGCAGCTCGGTGAGTCCGCGCCCGGGACCGACAAGCTGCGTCCCAACGGCGCGGTCCGGATGGTCGGCGGCGGTGGACTCCTCGGCAACTACGACCTGATCGTGCCTTGGTCGGTCCGCCTCACCAACGGTGGTGAGTTCGTCCATGCCGCGGCGTGGAACGGACGCAACATCGGTGCACGCTCAACCTCCGACGGCTGCACGAACCTCAACACGCCGGACGCGAAGTGGTTCTACAACTTCAGCCGGATCGGCGATGTCGTCATTTACACCAACACCGGCGGCCCGGCGATGAAGCCCTACGACGGTTTCGGTGAGTGGAACCTGCCGACCTCCAGCTTCAACAACTCGCCGGCCGCCGCCTGA
- a CDS encoding Flavin-dependent oxidoreductase, luciferase family (includes alkanesulfonate monooxygenase SsuD and methylene tetrahydromethanopterin reductase): MKRIGFLSFGHWSPSPQSQTRSAADVLLQSIDLAVAAEELGADGAYFRVHHFANQLSSPFPLLAAVGARTSRIEIGTGVIDMRYENPLYMAEDAGSADLISGGRLQLGISRGSPEQVIDGYRYFGYVPADGTDHAEMAREHTRVFLDVLSGEGFAQPNPRPMFPNPPGLLRIEPHSEGLRDRIWWGAGTRKTAEWTAQQGMNLMSSTLLSEDTGVPFHQLQAEQIERFRKAWVEAGHVREPRVSVSRSIFPIVNDVDRAYFGRESRSQDQVGFLDGGTARFGKTYAGEPDRLIEELAEDEAIAAADTLLLTVPNQLGVDYCAHVLESLLTHVAPALGWR; this comes from the coding sequence ATGAAGCGCATCGGGTTCCTCTCCTTCGGTCACTGGTCACCCTCGCCGCAGTCGCAGACGCGTTCTGCCGCGGACGTCCTGCTGCAGTCCATCGACCTTGCGGTCGCTGCCGAAGAGCTGGGGGCCGACGGGGCGTACTTCCGCGTTCACCACTTCGCGAACCAGCTCTCCTCGCCCTTCCCGCTGCTCGCGGCGGTCGGCGCGCGGACCAGCCGAATTGAGATCGGCACCGGCGTGATCGATATGCGCTACGAGAACCCGCTCTACATGGCTGAGGACGCCGGCTCCGCCGACCTCATTTCGGGCGGGCGGCTCCAACTCGGCATCAGCCGGGGATCACCGGAGCAGGTGATCGACGGGTACCGCTACTTCGGTTACGTCCCGGCCGACGGGACCGACCACGCCGAGATGGCGCGGGAGCACACCCGGGTCTTCCTGGACGTCCTCTCCGGCGAGGGCTTCGCCCAGCCGAATCCGCGGCCGATGTTCCCGAACCCGCCGGGCCTGCTGCGTATCGAACCGCACTCCGAGGGCCTGCGGGATCGGATCTGGTGGGGTGCCGGCACCCGAAAGACGGCTGAGTGGACGGCCCAGCAGGGGATGAACCTGATGAGTTCCACGCTGCTGAGCGAGGACACCGGCGTGCCGTTTCATCAACTGCAGGCCGAGCAGATCGAGCGATTCCGCAAAGCCTGGGTCGAGGCCGGCCATGTCCGTGAACCACGCGTTTCGGTGAGCCGGAGCATCTTCCCGATCGTCAACGACGTCGATCGGGCCTACTTCGGCCGGGAGTCGCGGTCGCAGGATCAGGTCGGCTTCCTCGACGGGGGCACCGCCCGATTCGGCAAGACCTACGCCGGCGAACCCGACCGGCTCATCGAGGAGTTGGCTGAGGACGAGGCGATCGCTGCCGCCGACACCCTGCTGCTCACGGTCCCCAATCAGCTCGGTGTCGACTACTGCGCCCACGTCCTGGAGTCACTACTGACTCACGTCGCGCCGGCACTCGGCTGGCGCTGA
- a CDS encoding Papain family cysteine protease produces the protein MPVSDLAALRTAVEAAGSSWRVRELPADEPGHGLGWEPSPEPLRTAALERGSRLLTAIRRRSAGALGAGGPGIASAFDWRSRGVVGDVQDQGWCGSCVSFATTGLLGAQAGIELGQNGLHFSEADQHFCSSHGANCGGWNNATALGQVQSRGVVLDAVFPYMTAFDNPPQGDPNDPEHLWLAYCRDEGDRVHEAYKANTFTAHTGDDRKAYLSTVGPMVCGFTVYEDFDNYGGGVYRHTYGDVRGGHAVLVIGYSDADQAWICRNSWGLTFGGAAHPDGTGAGFFKMGYGECGIDDEAFYGLTGVTLPPARWLVPTLQVPALAEISPVSRSTDHLDIFVTDVNGAIYTAAWEPDFPDWWHGWWRLNNGSAAPGAPVHGVSRSTDKLDVFVTGTDNHTYTAAWEPDFPDWWHGWWVVNGGVVAPGAHITAVSRSTDHLDIFAVGTDGGVYTAAWEPDFADGWHGWWRIGDVVAPQGAAVYGVSRSTDKLDIFVTDVNGSIQTAAWEPGSNGWQGWWSLNGGQAAPGAPVTVVSRSTDKLDVFVTGTDGGVYTAAWEPDFTDWWHGWWRIGSLVAPQGAPVHCVSRSTDKLDIFATDVNGSIQTAAWEPGSNGWQGWWSLNGGRAAPGAPVTAVSRSTDKLDVFVVGTDSCIYTAAWEPDFTDWWHGWWRMG, from the coding sequence ATGCCCGTATCAGATCTCGCCGCACTGCGGACGGCGGTGGAAGCGGCCGGTTCCTCCTGGAGAGTGCGAGAACTGCCGGCGGACGAACCCGGTCACGGCTTGGGATGGGAGCCCTCCCCGGAGCCGCTGCGCACAGCGGCGCTGGAGCGCGGCAGCCGACTACTCACGGCGATCCGGCGCAGATCAGCTGGGGCGCTGGGAGCCGGCGGTCCAGGGATCGCCTCGGCCTTCGATTGGCGCTCGCGCGGGGTCGTCGGTGATGTGCAGGACCAGGGGTGGTGCGGATCCTGCGTCTCCTTCGCCACGACCGGCCTCCTCGGCGCCCAGGCCGGGATTGAACTCGGCCAGAACGGACTGCATTTCTCTGAGGCCGACCAGCACTTCTGCTCCAGCCACGGAGCGAACTGTGGTGGCTGGAACAATGCGACCGCACTCGGGCAGGTTCAGTCCCGCGGTGTCGTGCTGGACGCCGTCTTCCCCTACATGACGGCCTTCGACAATCCGCCCCAGGGCGATCCGAATGACCCCGAGCACCTGTGGCTGGCCTACTGCCGCGACGAGGGCGATCGAGTCCATGAGGCCTACAAGGCGAACACGTTCACCGCGCACACGGGGGATGATCGCAAGGCCTACCTCTCCACCGTCGGCCCGATGGTCTGCGGCTTCACCGTCTACGAGGACTTCGACAACTACGGCGGCGGCGTGTACCGGCACACCTACGGCGATGTCCGGGGCGGTCACGCGGTCCTGGTCATCGGCTACAGCGACGCTGATCAGGCCTGGATCTGCCGTAATTCATGGGGACTCACCTTCGGTGGTGCCGCGCACCCGGACGGCACCGGCGCCGGCTTCTTCAAGATGGGCTACGGCGAGTGCGGCATCGACGACGAGGCCTTCTATGGCCTCACCGGTGTCACCCTCCCGCCGGCTCGATGGCTGGTGCCGACACTGCAGGTTCCGGCCCTCGCCGAGATCTCGCCGGTCTCGCGCAGCACCGACCACCTCGACATCTTCGTGACCGACGTCAATGGCGCGATCTACACGGCGGCCTGGGAGCCGGACTTCCCGGACTGGTGGCATGGCTGGTGGCGGTTGAACAACGGTTCGGCTGCACCGGGCGCGCCGGTGCACGGAGTCTCGCGAAGCACCGACAAACTCGACGTATTCGTCACCGGCACTGACAACCACACCTACACGGCGGCCTGGGAGCCGGACTTCCCGGACTGGTGGCATGGCTGGTGGGTGGTCAATGGCGGCGTGGTCGCCCCCGGTGCGCACATCACGGCGGTGTCGCGAAGCACCGATCATCTGGACATCTTCGCCGTCGGCACCGACGGCGGCGTCTACACCGCAGCCTGGGAACCCGACTTCGCTGACGGCTGGCACGGCTGGTGGCGCATCGGCGACGTGGTGGCGCCACAGGGTGCCGCCGTCTACGGCGTCTCCAGAAGTACCGACAAACTCGACATCTTCGTCACTGACGTCAACGGCTCGATCCAGACCGCGGCCTGGGAGCCCGGCTCCAACGGCTGGCAGGGGTGGTGGAGCCTCAACGGTGGTCAGGCCGCCCCGGGGGCGCCGGTGACCGTGGTCTCCCGGAGCACCGACAAGCTCGATGTCTTCGTGACCGGGACCGACGGCGGCGTCTACACCGCGGCCTGGGAACCGGACTTCACCGATTGGTGGCACGGCTGGTGGCGCATCGGGAGCCTGGTGGCGCCGCAGGGTGCACCGGTGCACTGCGTGTCGCGAAGCACCGACAAACTCGACATCTTCGCCACCGACGTCAACGGCTCGATCCAGACTGCGGCCTGGGAGCCCGGCTCCAACGGCTGGCAGGGGTGGTGGAGCCTCAACGGTGGCCGCGCAGCCCCGGGAGCGCCGGTCACCGCGGTCTCCCGGAGCACCGACAAACTCGATGTCTTCGTCGTCGGCACCGATTCCTGCATCTACACCGCGGCCTGGGAACCGGACTTCACCGACTGGTGGCACGGCTGGTGGCGGATGGGGTAG